Genomic DNA from Spirochaetia bacterium 38H-sp:
CATGGCAGCTTCTACATCGTTGGCATTAAGATCGGGCATCTTCTGCTCCGCAATAGCCTTAAGCTGCTCCTTTGTAAGTTTTCCAACCTTGACCTTATGAGGCTCTGCAGAACCACTCTTGAGACCAAGAACCTTTTTGATAAGAACCGCAGCAGGCGGAGTCTTAATCTCAAAAGAAAAAGTCCTATCCTTATAAACACTTATAACAACAGGAACAATAAGACCAGCCTCAATATTCTTGGTAGCATCGTTAAACTGCTGCACAAACTGAGGCGCACTAACACCGTGCGGACCAAGAGCCGGACCCACAGGAGGTGCCGGAGTGGCCTGCTGAGCCGGAATCTGCAACTTAATAATTCCGGTTACTTCTTTTTTTGCCATAAAAAACTCCTACTGGTAATCACGCCGTAAAAGGCTCCCAGATATAAAAAAAGGCAACGCCTTTTAAATCACAAATCAAATCTTCTCGACCTGAGAAAAATCAAGATCAACAGGCGTAGAACGACCAAATATACCAACAAGGACACGCACCTTCTTACGCTCCTCATTAACCTCCTCTACAACGCCCTCAAAACCGACAAAAGGACCATCTTTTACACGCACATTGTCGCGAGGAGAGAAAGTCTCGCCAAACCTGAGCGCCCTATCCCCCTTAAGCTCTCCGGACTTCTGTAAAATCTGCTTTGCCTCATCCTGAGAAATAGGATGAGGTTTACTCTGACCACCAGAACCTACAAACCCAGTGACTCCGTTAATCCGTCTTATAGCCGCGATAACAGCACGCCATCCTGTATCAGGCAAATCCATCTCAACCAGAACATACCCAGGTAAAAACTTACGCTTAACCTTTCTGCGCTTGCCGTTTTTTTCCTCTTCGCACTCTTCTTCTGGAACCTTGACATCCAAAATACGCTCAGAAAACTCCGGCTCCTCCATAAGAGATCTTATAGCCTTTTCTACCCTGTTCTCAAACCCCGTATAAGAATGGAGCACGTACCATGCCCTTGCCATCATCCCACCTTGTTTTACAAAAGTTTATCTATTATCCAAACCAAAAGCAAATCCAGTACACCAAGAACAAGAGCAAAAAAAGCGACAGAAACTATAACGACCTTAGTAGAAGCCACAACATCCTCACGGTCAGGCCATGTCACCTTTTTCAACTCAGACCAGACATCTCTAAAAAACTGTGCAATTTTGCGCATTACAGGCACTCCTTAAAAAACATACAGGCCAGGAGGGACTCGAACCCCCAACATCCGGTTTTGGAGACCGGCGCTCTACCAATTAGAGCTACTGGCCTATATATTACTTATTTTACCTTAGTCTCCACATGGAGAGTATGCTTTCTATCATGAGGACAATACTTTTTAAGCTCTAACTTGCCCTGCATATTACGTCTGTTTTTCTTAGTCGTGTAGTTTCTCCTCTTGCACTCAGAACAAGCAAGAGCGATAATCTCTACAACCTTACCCTTCTTAGCCATTATCCAACTCCTTTCTGCGCAAACCGCAGCAATAAGAGCCTCCGACCGGACTTGAACCGGTGACCCCATCCTTACCATGGATGTGCTCTACCGACTGAGCTACAGAGGCATAACGTGGAGCACACCATATCAGAAGAAACACGCTTTGTCAATGCCTTATTACTTTATCTCAGCACAATTATAGCATATAATAAGGACATGGAGACAATAACAATTACAAAGAACACAAGCCCCATAGCAAGCTGGATAACAGATAAGATAAACAACTTACAAGAAAAAGACAAGATAACAATACTGCTTCCGGGAGGGAGAAGCATTATCCCGGTATTAAAAGAACTCAAAAAAACAGCCCTTCCCTGGAAAAAACTGCACTTCTTCCTTGCAGACGAGCGATGCGTACCCCAAGACCACCCAGACTCCAACTACAAAGCACTAAGAGAACACTTCTTTCTTTCTCTGATAGAAGAAGGCAAGATAGCACAAGGAAACATACACCCGTACACACACATCCAGGATACCCCTCATACAGCCCTGGAAAACTACATAAAAGACTTTTGCGCAATCTGCGACAAACCGGATATTAGCATACTGGGCGCAGGAGAAGACGGCCACATTGCTTCACTCTTTCCCCACCACCCCTCCATAATGGACGACTCCCCCTACTACATAAGCGTAACAGACGCTCCAAAGCCGCCACCCATAAGAATAAGTGCAAGCAAAACACTGCTAGAAAGCTCTACATACTGCCTAGTACTCTTCCTAGGAGAAGCAAAAAGAGAAGCCCTGCGCAGATTTCTCAGCCCTGATACAACCGTAAGAGACTGTCCTGCAAAACTCTGCCTGCAGACAGACAACCCCGCAATAGCAACGGACCAGACCGACATACTACAATAAAAACACATAATACCGAACGCGGGGACGCTAACGCATCCCCGCTGCCTCCGGCAAAAAAAAGCCGCCTGCAAAAGCAGACGGCAAAAATACGCAAACGCATATCACAAACTAAGACTTAGAGTAATACCTGCAGAAAAGCCGCTACCATCATTGATATAATAGGTGAGAGGCACCTCAAGGGCAACAAAAGGAAGCACAATGGCAGGAGAAGCAAAAACTTTAAAGTTAAAGAAAGTAGGCTTTGCAGTAGTACCAGCCTTTATTGACACACTACCGTCATTAACGCTGAGCTCTGTAGATGGTATCTGGTAAGAAGAATCTGCCGCAGAAGAATAAATGCTTCCCGATAGAGCAAGACCAGACTCTGCATCGATATTAATCTTGCCACCTCCCATGGCAAGATCTGCACCCATACCTGCAGAGACATTAAATATAAGCAACCTCACCCCAGTGCTCACCTCAAGAGGTATCATAAGAGTGCTGCTTGATATGCGAAGCGACAAGGACGGAGTAGCAGTCAAAGTAATAGTTCCGCTGTCAGGAGTTGAATCACTGTCTAAGTCGCTACTAATGCTATTGCTTTGTGTAATAGGAGCCAAAGAAGGAGAATAGCTAACATCTAAGCTCTGATATATAAGACCCGACCCTACATTAACTCCATTCCACTGGAAAACAAAAGCATTAAAAGGCTTTATAAGCCTGTAATTGGCAATAACTCCAAAAACAGCAGTCTTGCCGCTAAACCCCTCTGGCAAAGAATCTCCCATAGAAGTTGCAATCTTGCTAAAATCAAGAGCTCCTGCTCTTATGCCAACAGCAAGATTGGGCACAAGAAAGCCAAGATTAAGCGATGCCTGAGCGCCTGCCTGAGCGCCTATGCCCGCAAGCACATCACCGCCGGACTGCAGAGCCGCAGCTATTGCATCCACATCCGCAGGATTAGAAGAAGGCGCCTGCATAGCAACAGTAAAGCCAGCACCCACCTGCAAAAGCTTAAAATCTTGCACAGCAAGAATCTGCGCCACAGAAGAAGAAAAAACACCCGCATTGGCAACACCTGCAGCAAAAAGAGGAGTCTCAAAATTTTCAAACTGAGTCTTGAGCTCCTTCTGCATATTAGTAGCAAGCGCATCAATCATCGGGTTTATTGTAGAATTGACATTATTATTAAATGTTGCATCAACGGTATTGGCTGATATACTTGGCGCTGTAATAGTAACATCCGCAGAGTAGGCAAGCAAAGCACCTATCAATAGCATAAAAATCACTAAGTTTCTCTTCATGTTATCCTCCGATAAAAATCTTTTTTCTACTAGCAGTATAGTGTAGTATGCAAAAAATCTCCAATATTACGCAGATTTTTTTTGTTTTTTTACGCATCCTCAGTCCATACTGTCTTATCATAAAAAACGTGGATTGCGGGCTGCGCAATCCACGTTCGGTATAAAAGCATTTTTAAAATCTTATTTTTTTACTTCTACTACAGAGGGGTCATAATCCTCAGGCGGGATAAAACCAAGGAGCTCCATCACAGTCGCACCCAGGGAGCTTATGCCCAGTCCCTCTCTCAGAGTGGTGTCGTAGTCGCCCTGATAATCAGGGTCATAAATGATACAGGGTACGGGGTTGAGAGAATGAGAGGTTTTTGCCTTGGGCTTGCCTTGCTCGTTGGTTTTGAGTTTCCCAGACTTATCGTGCTCGTACATATCGTCTGAGTTTCCGTGATCTGCGGTTACTATAAGTATGCCGCCCGCTTCTTTTACAGCCTTGATTATTCTACCAAGCTGGATATCTATGGCCTCCATCGCGCAGATTACTGCCTCAAAAACTCCTGTGTGTCCCACCATGTCTCCGTTAGCAAAGTTGGCCCGGATATAGCGGTACTTGTTTTTTGCAAAGGCATCCAGAATTACATCCGTAATCTCCGCACACTTCATCCATGGACGCCACTCAAAAGGCACAACATCAGAAGGTATCTCTATGTAGTCCTCAAGCTCTTCGTTAAACTTGCCTGTCCTGTTACCGTTATAAAAGTAAGTAACATGACCAAACTTCTGCGTCTCCGATATTGCAAGCTGAGTAATACCGCTTGCAGCAAGGAACTCGCCAACTGTCCTGTCTATAGAAGGAGGGGAGACAAGATACTGCCTGGGTACATGCTTATCCCCGTCATACTCCATCATGCCCGCATACTCCACCTTGGGACGTCTCTTACGTTCAAAATAAGGAAAATCATCCTCTTCAAAAGCAGCTGTCATCTCCAGTGCTCTGTCTCCACGAAAGTTAAAGAATATAACAGAGTCGCCATCCTCTATGGTACCCACAGGTTTGCCATTCTCAGCTATGACAAAAGAAGGCAAATCTTGGTCAATGGCGCCGGTTTCCTTTCTGAGAGTCTCGATAGCCTCATGTGCAGACAAAAACTGTCTACCCTCACCTAGCACATGAGTTTCCCATCCTCGCTTAACCATATCCCAGTTGGCACCGTAGCGGTCCATAGTGATAAACATCCTTCCGCCACCGGAAGCAATCCTATAATCCACACCATCCGCATTGAGAGAAGCAAGAAAATCCTCAAAAGGGTCTATATACTCAAGAGCGCTTGTCTCTCCTACATCACGACCATCAAGCAGAGTATGCACACGTGCACGCTTTACCCCTTCCTTCTTGGCTTGCTCCAGCATAGCCTTTAGATGGTCAATATGGCTGTGCACATTGCCGTCAGAAAAAAGCCCTATAAAGTGCAAAGTCCCGTTATTATCCACTGCATTCTTTACAAGCTTTTTCCACGTAGCACCCTCAAACATAGCACCGGAGCGTATAGCCTCCTCCACTAGCTTGGCACCCTGAGCAAAGACCCTGCCGCAGCCTATGGCATTATGGCCGACCTCACTGTTTCCCATATCCGCATCGGATGGGAGCCCCACGGCAGTACCATGAGCCTTGAGAGTAGTATGCGGACAATTATTCCACAACCAGTCAAAGTTGGGAGTACGCGCCTGCCTAAACGCATCGCCATCCTCATATTTACCAAAACCGACACCATCCAGTATCAGCAAAAAGACAGGCCCCTTACGAGGCTTAAAAGAAGGATTCTTCTTAAGAGCATCCACCATTACAGTCTCCTTAAAAAACTCATTTTTACTAATATAATAAACAATAGTAAAATTGCATAAAAAAAAAGCCCTGTCTATGCCCCAATCAATAAAAAAATAAAATAATACCGAACGGCAGAACCGGCATAGCCGGTTCTGCCTGCCTGCGGCAAAAGAACACAAAAAAAACTATCTTATATAAAAACCGTCATCAGGGAGCTTACCACCTACAAGCTCGGGATTATAATCCAGCAAAACAGACAGATAAGCCTCCACAGAAGAGCGTACACTTACGGAATCCACATAGGAGAAACGACATCTGGGAAGAGCAAAAGAAGCTAGCTTGGGAGAAAGACCAATCACAGCAAGAGTCTCCTCGTATACATAAAAATCCCTCGTGCTCAAAAGCTCAAGAACAGACTCAGCAAGAGAAGAGGAAATAAGCTCAAAAAAACCGGGAAAAGTATAAAGAAACTCATTCTTTACAAGCAGACAAGTCTGAGGAAAAGGTACACCGTATTCTCTGTGCCACATATCCTGGATATCCATAGCAACAACAAGGTCAGAACGGGAAGAAAGCACCCTGCTGACAAAAGGCTCTGGAAGAAGAGCATAGTCTGCATCTTTCCTCTCTACAGCCTCTGCAAGTGCAAGAGGACTTTCTGCATAATTTATCTCAACCTTATCAAGAAGCCCCCAGCTATCAATCAGTCTAAGAAACATAATATCCGGATTGGCACCCTTGGAAGGCAGAAAGATACGCTTTCCCGCAAAATTGGCTTGGGTAAGAGGCTCTGGCCCTACAAGATACAATATTCCCCATATATATACAGAAAACATTTTATAGCCGTCATTCTCATTGTACAGCTTTGCGGCAAGGTTAACAGGCATTACAGCTATATCCACAGCATCTTGAGACAATCGCTCATAACCTGCAACAGGGCTGTCCTCATATATGATATCAAGGGGGACATCTGCAAGCTTTTTTTTGTCAATCAGGGGAAGAAGTCCAAGAGCACCGGGGCCTTTGAGAACCATAAGTTTTACAGACTCAGGATACTTAATCTCCTTATCTCCTGTAGAAAAAACAAAAAAACATGCAAAAAGCAAAAAAAACACGATAAAAGCTACACGTTTCATTTATATTCCGTCCTTTTAACTATTTATTACTTAAAAATCTTAGGCTGATATTAGCCTGTCGTTTATCGCCAAAGGCAGCAGCGGATGCGCCCGCATCCGCTGCGTTCGGTATCTTTTTATTTTTCTGTAAGCTTGTATACACCGTCCCAATCGGATGGAGGCGGATTTTTCTGATAATTGCGCGCTCTATCAATAAAGAAGTTAACCGGCGGGTCGTCGGGTGCTATCTTGAGAGCTTCCATAAATACTTTTTCTGCCTCTTTGTACTTTCTGTCCTCCAGAAGCATAAGCCCTTCTTCCGACAGCTTTATAAGCCGCTCCTGATCAGGGGTGATTCTGTCTTTTTCTTCTATTAATTGGTACAGCCTTACGGGTGTATTTATGCCTACAACCCGCACGCGGTCAAGCATACGCGCGGCAAAATTCCTGCCACCGTTCTCGTATGTGTCCTGGCTTATGAGTATCCAGCTTCCATAACGTTTATTGACACCCTCAAGACGGGCTGCCAAATTTACGGCATTGCCCATGATGGTGTAGTTTTTCTTTTTCTCCGTGCCCATGTTGCCTACAACCATATCTCCAGTGTTAACACCTATCCTGGTAAGAAGAGGTGACGGGCTGAGACCTTCTGCCATTATGGCCTTGTTGAGCCCGTCTTCTGCCCGCTTCATCCTTATGGCAGACAGACAAGCCCTGCTAGCATGATCTTCCAGATAGATGGGTGCACCAAAGAAAGAGATTATGGCGTCTCCTTCGTACTTGTCTATGGTGCCGCCAAGCTCTATTATGATATCACTCATGCAGGTCAGATACTTGTTGAGCAGGGTAACAAGGTCTGTGGGGTCCATCTTCTCCGAGATTGTAGAAAATCCCTTAACATCCGTAAAAACAGCGGTCATATAGCGTTTCTGTCCACCAAGGTTTCTCATCTCTGGGTTATCCAAAAGAACATTTATTACATCATCGGACAAATACTGGCCAAATGTATCCTTTATAAAAGAACGTTCCTGAGCTGTAGTTATAAAGTTGTATGCCGTAAGAGAGATAAAAGAGAATATCAGCGTTACAACGGGGGTAAAGACAGGAAAATACAAACCTGTAAGATTAAAAAGGAGCAATGCCGCAGCAAGTGTTATCAGTATAAACAAAAGACCTGCTACAAGAGAAGCAAGAGGTTCAAGGCTCTGCTTGATATAGTAATATGCAAAGACAAGGATAACCGTCAAAAGGATAGACAACCACAGGGGAAGTATATCAATAAAGGCCTCCTGCAATATTGTGTTGGCAACAGAGGCATGAGTTCCTACGTTGTCATAGGTCTTATCCAGGGGGTTGATGCCTCTATCGGTAGTAGCGGTTCCTGTCCAGCCCTGATAACATATGGCTCCTTCTACAATGTCTTTTATCTTTTTTCTGAGTGCAACGATATCTTCCGCTATCTTCTCTGTCTTCTTAAAGGTATCAGTAACAGACTGTTTTATTTCTCTGTATTGGGATTTTTGTTCCTCAGATATATCATCACGTGCAAGAATCTCATCTATTTTTTTCTCAAGGGTTTCTCTGGTTGGTCCGGATAAGAACTTGTATACTTCGTCAAAAAAATAGTCTCTTACCTGTCTATATGTCTCAACATCAGAAACATCACCACCAGAAAATACATCCTCTTTTACGGATTCCGCATAATTATACAGATCGAGGAGAGGCGTATCACCCTGATAATACTTGAGATATCCAGCTTCATCCATTATTGCAAGATTTTCTGCGAGACGTTTTTCCAAATCTTTATGAAGCACGAGATTATAATAAGAAAGATGTGTAAAAGAGTTGTCAAAATCCTTGCGAGGCCAGTTAACAACTATAAAGCCGTCCGGATCAAGAGGAATCTTTATATCTTTTACTCCTACACCAGGAATATTTGCATGCTTTAAGAGTATAGAGCTCTTACTGTAATCTATCTCTGGTCTCCCCAGCATATCATATACAGGAGCAAAGCCCAGCTGAATATAATATGCACCATCATAATAGCCAAAAGGTTTTACCCTCCTTCTCACTCCGTCTGGGTCAACATGCATATTGGTAAAACCAAGCATCATGGCATTTCTCGCAATGGGAGCTATCGCTGGCCTTATATCCTTGCCTACAAGAGGTTTGACATTATTCTCTGCCATAAGAGGTATAGAGAGATGCTCTTTAACCCAATTTTTATGTTCTTTAGAGTATTCCTCTTCTTTGTGGGCAAGCATATTGACCGTAAAAATAGCATTAGCAAAGAAGCGGGCAGCCTGCCCAAGATAGCTGTCATTATCCCGCGCAACATGTGCTATAGCCTCAAGTATACGTTTTTTTGACTCCTCATTGAGCATAGTAAGCTGCTCTACATATTCGGAAGCATCCTTAACACTTATGCTGCCAGAATATATAGCAGAGAAAAGAGCAATGATTCTAGAGTTTATTCCCTCTTCTCCATGGTCAAATTCTTTTTCTATGAGTGCGGGAAGGGTTGTTCTAAGATAATCACCATTGACTCCTCTGGCGCTTTCCTCCGTAAACTCGATATCAAATACAGCATAAGATGCGCCTAGCTCCTTTAACAGGATAAGACCATCTGCAATGATATCCCTTGTCCACGGATACATACCTACCTTGGCGATGGACAGGTCATCTATGTCTACAAGGACTATATCTTTTCTTTCCTCAGGTCCTTTAGACATTCTCATAAAGACATCGAAAAAAAACAAATCTCCGTTTCTATAAAACTCAAAAACATTAAAAACAGAGAAAATTATGATCAAAACTATTGGAATTACTACAGCAATATTTATTTTTTTCATTCTACAATTATAAAAAATAGAGTAATACATTGCAAACGCAAAAAAGGGGGAGTATATTAAAAATATGAAAAAAACAATCATAAAAACGGTGTTAGCAGGACTTTTTATAAGCTCCATTGCTGTTGCTCAGTCCAACGAGGTGATAGACAAAATACTCAACCAAAAAGCTATAACATGCGGATATGCTGCCTATCTTATTCTTAACGCAGGAGGGATCATATCAGAGGATACTAGCCCCGATTCTGCATGGGAGAGATGGCTCAACATGGGATATGTAAAGTCCAATAAAAAAGCCCAAGACCCCATAAGCCTGGGGGAGTTTTCTTTTCTTATAACAAAAACCTTTGATATACCGGGTGGAATGATGTACAGCCTTTTTCCTTCTCCCAGATATGCGGCAAGAGAGCTTGCTTATCTAGGCTATATAGCAGAAAACCCAGGTCCTTACCGAAACTTGAGCGGCAAGGAAGCTATTTCTATCCTTGGCAGAATTCTAAGGGGGCAGGAAGATGAATAAAAAGCTAATCCCAATTGTTCTTATATTTTTGTCTGTTTTCTATGTCTTTGCTGGCGATATAGGTATAACTCTTGACAGTTTATATGCAGGCTCGTACTCAGGCTCATGGGCAGACCCGTATTTCTCTCAGGAAGTTGCCTTGTGGGGAAACACCATGTTTTCCGACTCATGGGGAATATCTGCGGAGGCAAGCTATAAATATACCACAAGCAGGGATGTTTTTGTGGAGCTCAACGAGCTTCTTATAATGGGCAACCTTGATTTTGGCTCTTCTTACCTCAAGATAAATGCAGGCAGAACAAGCTTCTCCGAGTTTTCCGGCAAGGTCTTTGCACACAAAGGAGATGGACTCTATACCGAATGGGGGAGCGGAATATTTGGCATAAGCGCTTTTGCCACATATACAGGGCTTTTGCAGCTTCCTTCCAGCAGTATAGTTATGAGCAACTCGGACTATTATGATGTCACCAACAATGACAACCCCATATGGGGACCATTTGCATCCCCAAGACTCGTAGAAGGACTTGCTGTAAAGCTCAATGAGTTTGCAGCAAGACAAAGCCTTGTCATAAGTGGACTTTTTCAGCAAGATTTGCGTGCTGACAGTAATCTGCACGAAGGAACAAGGGTCAATACCCAGTACGCAGGTATAGGTATATCTGGTCCTCTCAATCCCAAAGCAACTCTCTCTTATTCTCTATATGGATACGGCAATATGGGACAGTACGGAAACAATACAATTATAGCCTTTATGGGGGGAGGGAATATCACATTGCTCATGCCAGAAATCCTTGGCTCCAGTATAAGTCTTGAGGGCGTATACAGTTCTGGCGACAAAGACTCCGTTGCAGTATATGAGGGAAATACCACGGGTTATGATACTGCATTTCTGCCAGTAAGCAAGACATACCCGGGCTTTGTATATACCCCTGCATTAATCAATATCTTCTATGTGGGCTCATACATAACCATAAAGCCATTTTCCGGCTCAGAGATAAAAACTCTTGACAACATAATGCTTATGTTACGGCCTGTTGGTATTTTTAGAAGCACTACGGGTGCCATCTCTTCCGGAACATTGAAAAGTAGCAATAATGGGTTATACTTAGGAACAGAGGTTGATATGAGTATCATAGCAAGGCTACTGTCCGACCTAGGTCTTAGCATAAGCGGAGGCATGTTTATGCCTTCTGGCGTGTTTGAGGATAACAGCATCCAGACACTTATCACTGCATCCTTATCAATTACTCTATAGGAGTTTTTTATGGAAAAAAAAGTAAGTTTTTTTCTTATTCTTTTTATGCTGTTTTCCGGCAGCATAATTTTGTCTGCAGAGAACCTCTCTGCCGTAATAACTCAGGTTAGCGGCAAGGTAGAGATAAAAGGTCCTTCCGGCTCATGGAAACCTGCAAAGGAAGGTGATACGGTAAAAGAAGGAGATTCTATTTCTACTGGATTTAACTCCAAAGCGGTTTTGGAAACAACAGACAAATCCTCGGTGATCGTAGTAAAACAGCTTACAAGACTGTCTCTCAAAGAACTTCTCAAAAAAGAGGGTTCTGTAAAGACAGATCTTTTCCTGGATGTCGGCAGTGTAAGGGCACAGGTCAACAGCACCGATGACCTCAAGCAGGATTTCTCCGTGAGAACAGCAAGCACAACGGCTTCTGTAAGAGGCACTGTACTGGATGTGGTAACCCTGGGAGATAATGCTGCACGTATTCTTGCATGGCAGGGGATGGCAGATGTAGTAAACAAGAGCGGAAACCGCACCAATGTGGGAGAAGCAAAGAGCGGAGATAAAAAGGAAAAAGAACAAGATAAAGAAGACAATCA
This window encodes:
- the rplK gene encoding 50S ribosomal protein L11, translating into MAKKEVTGIIKLQIPAQQATPAPPVGPALGPHGVSAPQFVQQFNDATKNIEAGLIVPVVISVYKDRTFSFEIKTPPAAVLIKKVLGLKSGSAEPHKVKVGKLTKEQLKAIAEQKMPDLNANDVEAAMKIIAGTARSMGVEVEG
- the nusG gene encoding transcription termination/antitermination protein NusG: MARAWYVLHSYTGFENRVEKAIRSLMEEPEFSERILDVKVPEEECEEEKNGKRRKVKRKFLPGYVLVEMDLPDTGWRAVIAAIRRINGVTGFVGSGGQSKPHPISQDEAKQILQKSGELKGDRALRFGETFSPRDNVRVKDGPFVGFEGVVEEVNEERKKVRVLVGIFGRSTPVDLDFSQVEKI
- the secE gene encoding preprotein translocase subunit SecE produces the protein MRKIAQFFRDVWSELKKVTWPDREDVVASTKVVIVSVAFFALVLGVLDLLLVWIIDKLL
- the rpmG gene encoding 50S ribosomal protein L33, whose translation is MAKKGKVVEIIALACSECKRRNYTTKKNRRNMQGKLELKKYCPHDRKHTLHVETKVK
- the pgl gene encoding 6-phosphogluconolactonase yields the protein MEHTISEETRFVNALLLYLSTIIAYNKDMETITITKNTSPIASWITDKINNLQEKDKITILLPGGRSIIPVLKELKKTALPWKKLHFFLADERCVPQDHPDSNYKALREHFFLSLIEEGKIAQGNIHPYTHIQDTPHTALENYIKDFCAICDKPDISILGAGEDGHIASLFPHHPSIMDDSPYYISVTDAPKPPPIRISASKTLLESSTYCLVLFLGEAKREALRRFLSPDTTVRDCPAKLCLQTDNPAIATDQTDILQ
- the gpmI gene encoding 2,3-bisphosphoglycerate-independent phosphoglycerate mutase: MVDALKKNPSFKPRKGPVFLLILDGVGFGKYEDGDAFRQARTPNFDWLWNNCPHTTLKAHGTAVGLPSDADMGNSEVGHNAIGCGRVFAQGAKLVEEAIRSGAMFEGATWKKLVKNAVDNNGTLHFIGLFSDGNVHSHIDHLKAMLEQAKKEGVKRARVHTLLDGRDVGETSALEYIDPFEDFLASLNADGVDYRIASGGGRMFITMDRYGANWDMVKRGWETHVLGEGRQFLSAHEAIETLRKETGAIDQDLPSFVIAENGKPVGTIEDGDSVIFFNFRGDRALEMTAAFEEDDFPYFERKRRPKVEYAGMMEYDGDKHVPRQYLVSPPSIDRTVGEFLAASGITQLAISETQKFGHVTYFYNGNRTGKFNEELEDYIEIPSDVVPFEWRPWMKCAEITDVILDAFAKNKYRYIRANFANGDMVGHTGVFEAVICAMEAIDIQLGRIIKAVKEAGGILIVTADHGNSDDMYEHDKSGKLKTNEQGKPKAKTSHSLNPVPCIIYDPDYQGDYDTTLREGLGISSLGATVMELLGFIPPEDYDPSVVEVKK
- a CDS encoding ABC transporter substrate-binding protein, whose protein sequence is MKRVAFIVFFLLFACFFVFSTGDKEIKYPESVKLMVLKGPGALGLLPLIDKKKLADVPLDIIYEDSPVAGYERLSQDAVDIAVMPVNLAAKLYNENDGYKMFSVYIWGILYLVGPEPLTQANFAGKRIFLPSKGANPDIMFLRLIDSWGLLDKVEINYAESPLALAEAVERKDADYALLPEPFVSRVLSSRSDLVVAMDIQDMWHREYGVPFPQTCLLVKNEFLYTFPGFFELISSSLAESVLELLSTRDFYVYEETLAVIGLSPKLASFALPRCRFSYVDSVSVRSSVEAYLSVLLDYNPELVGGKLPDDGFYIR
- a CDS encoding adenylate/guanylate cyclase domain-containing protein — protein: MKKINIAVVIPIVLIIIFSVFNVFEFYRNGDLFFFDVFMRMSKGPEERKDIVLVDIDDLSIAKVGMYPWTRDIIADGLILLKELGASYAVFDIEFTEESARGVNGDYLRTTLPALIEKEFDHGEEGINSRIIALFSAIYSGSISVKDASEYVEQLTMLNEESKKRILEAIAHVARDNDSYLGQAARFFANAIFTVNMLAHKEEEYSKEHKNWVKEHLSIPLMAENNVKPLVGKDIRPAIAPIARNAMMLGFTNMHVDPDGVRRRVKPFGYYDGAYYIQLGFAPVYDMLGRPEIDYSKSSILLKHANIPGVGVKDIKIPLDPDGFIVVNWPRKDFDNSFTHLSYYNLVLHKDLEKRLAENLAIMDEAGYLKYYQGDTPLLDLYNYAESVKEDVFSGGDVSDVETYRQVRDYFFDEVYKFLSGPTRETLEKKIDEILARDDISEEQKSQYREIKQSVTDTFKKTEKIAEDIVALRKKIKDIVEGAICYQGWTGTATTDRGINPLDKTYDNVGTHASVANTILQEAFIDILPLWLSILLTVILVFAYYYIKQSLEPLASLVAGLLFILITLAAALLLFNLTGLYFPVFTPVVTLIFSFISLTAYNFITTAQERSFIKDTFGQYLSDDVINVLLDNPEMRNLGGQKRYMTAVFTDVKGFSTISEKMDPTDLVTLLNKYLTCMSDIIIELGGTIDKYEGDAIISFFGAPIYLEDHASRACLSAIRMKRAEDGLNKAIMAEGLSPSPLLTRIGVNTGDMVVGNMGTEKKKNYTIMGNAVNLAARLEGVNKRYGSWILISQDTYENGGRNFAARMLDRVRVVGINTPVRLYQLIEEKDRITPDQERLIKLSEEGLMLLEDRKYKEAEKVFMEALKIAPDDPPVNFFIDRARNYQKNPPPSDWDGVYKLTEK
- a CDS encoding FecR domain-containing protein: MEKKVSFFLILFMLFSGSIILSAENLSAVITQVSGKVEIKGPSGSWKPAKEGDTVKEGDSISTGFNSKAVLETTDKSSVIVVKQLTRLSLKELLKKEGSVKTDLFLDVGSVRAQVNSTDDLKQDFSVRTASTTASVRGTVLDVVTLGDNAARILAWQGMADVVNKSGNRTNVGEAKSGDKKEKEQDKEDNQLPPPPPADLSNLPAIAGGNGGQIISGTQVGINELRINPGTRPAGAGGIALRGGGSIGNVNLPIGGQLPSLPPLPQDFAIPVDIIIEIEWPQIPSLPTGQ